One segment of Anastrepha obliqua isolate idAnaObli1 chromosome 3, idAnaObli1_1.0, whole genome shotgun sequence DNA contains the following:
- the LOC129241933 gene encoding piggyBac transposable element-derived protein 3-like, whose amino-acid sequence MLDFIQELNEAEDQNQLCDTPTTLYIEPPVDGNKSGEDDAEDDCAGIPDNVCPAQLRGGWEVVMASGRRIQGFDEEEDMGAPNPGDLPVIEVEDTYNEMEDEETTANRSESPMRKRLRKIEPKPSNVALPSGKKETVFEWVKKKSPSLIPIFPSANYEYCRHALLLEQFEKFFDDTLLEHICEQSALYSVKQNRSNPNITVSELRAFIGILIVTGYNYHSNYKHLWSQDEEIRNNLVSNTMRRNRFQEILQNLHFEENSKVSSKDAPNPDKIWKLRII is encoded by the exons ATGCTTGATTTCATTCAAGAGCTCAATGAAGCAGAAGATCAAAATCAACTGTGTGATACTCCAACCACTCTTTATATCGAGCCTCCTGTGGATGGCAACAAATCTGGCGAAGATGACGCTGAAGATGATTGTGCGGGCATTCCAGATAATGTTTGCCCGGCTCAGCTAAGAGGTGGCTGGGAAGTTGTTATGGCTAGTGGGCGACGTATTCAAGGTTTcgatgaagaggaggatatggGAG CACCAAATCCAGGAGATTTGCCTGTTATTGAGGTTGAAGACACTTATAATGAGATGGAGGATGAAGAAACAACGGCTAATCGTTCAGAATCTCCAATGAGGAAGCGCTTACGTAAAATTGAACCGAAACCTTCAAACGTTGCATTGCCATCAGGAAAAAAGGAAACTGTATTTGAATGGGTCAAGAAGAAATCGCCATCTCTAATTCCAATTTTTCCAAGCGCAAATTACGAATATTGTCGCCATGCACTTCTACTCgaacagtttgaaaaattttttgatgacACATTATTGGAACATATTTGCGAACAAAGTGCGTTATATTCGGTGAAACAGAATAGATCGAACCCAAATATAACAGTCAGCGAACTTAGAGCATTCATAGGCATATTGATCGTCACTGGCTACAATTATCACTCCAATTACAAACATTTGTGGAGTCAGGATGAAGAAATTCGGAACAATCTTGTCAGTAACACCATGCGTCGGAATCGTTTTCAAGAGATTTTGCAAAATCTCCACTTCGAAGAAAATTCCAAGGTTTCTTCAAAAGACGCCCCAAATCCTGACAAAATTTGGAAACTGCggattatttga